The Solibacillus sp. FSL W7-1464 genome contains a region encoding:
- a CDS encoding YeeE/YedE thiosulfate transporter family protein, which yields MLQMAITGILCGALLGFVMQRGRFCLTGGFRDMYIAKDNRMFYALLVAIAVQAVGVFLLIEAGAFEYTAGQFPLWATIAGAFIFGIGIILAGGCATGTWYRAGEGLIGSWIALAFYMIMAAIMKSGPLAQFTVDARTPVVGTDSIADTFGINVWFLVIPFVALVAFIVYRELRKPRVKIPGLKPKKTGLAHILFEKRWNPYVTAILIGLIATLAWPLSAASGRIFGLGITTPSANVLQFLVTGDLDIINWGVFLVMGILFGSYFAAKMSGEFRLRTPDTKTVVRSSGGGILMGFGASIAGGCSIGNGLVMTSMMTWSGWVALVFMILGTWTASYFVFVRPSKKRAAARA from the coding sequence TTGTTGCAAATGGCAATTACGGGTATCCTTTGTGGTGCTCTTTTAGGTTTTGTGATGCAACGTGGACGTTTCTGTTTAACAGGCGGTTTCCGTGATATGTACATCGCAAAAGATAATCGTATGTTTTATGCTTTACTAGTAGCCATTGCAGTTCAAGCGGTAGGTGTATTCCTGCTGATTGAGGCAGGGGCGTTTGAATATACAGCAGGTCAGTTCCCATTATGGGCAACGATTGCAGGCGCATTTATTTTCGGTATCGGGATTATTTTGGCAGGAGGCTGTGCGACAGGTACTTGGTATCGTGCGGGTGAAGGCTTAATCGGGAGCTGGATCGCATTGGCGTTCTACATGATAATGGCAGCTATCATGAAATCTGGCCCATTAGCACAATTTACAGTTGATGCACGTACACCGGTAGTAGGTACGGATTCAATTGCCGATACATTTGGCATTAATGTCTGGTTTTTAGTCATTCCGTTTGTCGCATTGGTGGCATTTATCGTTTACCGTGAATTGCGCAAACCAAGAGTGAAAATTCCAGGCTTGAAACCTAAGAAAACAGGCTTGGCACATATTTTATTCGAAAAACGCTGGAATCCGTATGTGACAGCAATTTTAATCGGTTTGATCGCAACATTGGCTTGGCCGTTAAGTGCGGCATCAGGACGTATTTTCGGTTTAGGGATTACAACACCTTCAGCAAACGTTCTGCAGTTTTTAGTAACTGGGGACTTAGACATCATTAACTGGGGTGTATTCCTTGTAATGGGTATTTTATTCGGTTCTTACTTCGCTGCTAAAATGAGCGGTGAATTCCGTTTACGTACACCGGATACAAAAACAGTTGTACGCAGCTCTGGCGGCGGTATTTTAATGGGATTCGGCGCAAGTATTGCAGGCGGCTGTTCAATCGGGAACGGTCTTGTTATGACATCTATGATGACTTGGTCAGGTTGGGTTGCTTTAGTATTCATGATTTTGGGTACATGGACAGCATCGTACTTTGTATTTGTGCGTCCATCAAAAAAACGTGCAGCAGCGCGTGCTTAA
- a CDS encoding sulfurtransferase TusA family protein — protein sequence MKKTLEVLGMVCPFPLIEAKEAIKELNSGDELEVQFDCTQGTESIPRWAAEDGHEVTNYEQLGEASWTISIKKK from the coding sequence ATGAAAAAAACATTAGAAGTATTAGGAATGGTTTGTCCGTTTCCGTTAATCGAAGCAAAAGAAGCAATTAAAGAGTTAAATTCGGGCGATGAGCTTGAAGTACAATTCGACTGTACACAAGGCACGGAATCAATTCCACGCTGGGCTGCAGAAGACGGTCATGAAGTGACAAATTATGAACAATTAGGCGAAGCTTCTTGGACAATTTCAATTAAGAAGAAATAA
- a CDS encoding DUF2087 domain-containing protein — translation MIFLEIQNISTEALIKGYEMKQESYQCLFCKQSYHLDEVFSYDNRFLTAKGIIKKHIELEHISPFHALLALDKKVSGLSEVQIEMMRHFFEGKTDQEIVNDSNLSSVSTVRQHRFKLREKEKQAKIFVALMQLMKNPEHYQIHKGARQVDERYSIEEKEREKVLTTYFKNGLDAGIETIPSKEKKKLIILQHVLKRFEAEKHYHEKEVNEILKTVHIDFVSLRRHLIEYGFMERSDDGSEYWVK, via the coding sequence GTGATATTTTTGGAAATTCAAAATATTTCAACGGAAGCACTTATAAAAGGATATGAAATGAAACAGGAAAGTTATCAATGTCTGTTTTGTAAACAGTCCTATCATTTAGATGAAGTCTTTTCATATGACAACCGTTTTCTGACAGCGAAAGGCATAATTAAAAAACATATTGAGCTGGAACATATTTCACCATTTCATGCTCTGCTTGCTCTAGATAAAAAAGTAAGCGGGTTATCAGAAGTTCAAATTGAAATGATGCGGCATTTCTTCGAAGGCAAAACCGATCAGGAAATTGTAAATGACAGCAATTTGTCGAGTGTATCAACAGTACGCCAGCATCGCTTTAAACTTCGCGAAAAGGAAAAACAGGCGAAAATTTTTGTTGCTCTCATGCAGCTGATGAAAAATCCTGAACATTATCAAATACATAAAGGGGCGAGACAAGTGGACGAACGTTACAGTATTGAAGAGAAGGAACGGGAAAAAGTACTGACTACCTATTTTAAAAACGGGTTGGACGCAGGGATCGAAACAATTCCAAGTAAGGAAAAGAAAAAGCTTATTATCCTGCAGCATGTTTTAAAGCGTTTTGAGGCAGAAAAGCACTACCATGAAAAAGAAGTAAATGAAATTTTAAAGACGGTTCATATTGATTTTGTATCATTGCGCCGTCATTTGATTGAGTATGGCTTTATGGAGCGGAGTGACGATGGATCCGAGTACTGGGTGAAATGA
- the abc-f gene encoding ribosomal protection-like ABC-F family protein, producing MPIEMKNVSFSYDLLEEPLFNNINLTIDNTWKLGLIGRNGRGKTTLLHLLQNKLPFSGTVISDEEFHYFPLAIRDPKISTYYAIDEAMPVELWKLERECRLLSLDPSLLWMPFEQLSGGEQTKVMLAAVFCEEKRFLLLDEPTNHLDIKGRSIVANYLKKKKGFIVVSHDRQFIDEVVTHILAIEKKQLSLYKGNYSIYEQQKKLQDEFELEQNRSLNTEINRLQKTAREKSDWAAQREKPSGNDPFGNAIAKRMNKRAKAIEKRTQEKIENKTKLLKNIETISDLTINCQFKHRNPALRVKNFTLSYTDQPLFKPISFEIFQGEQVAIIGPNGSGKTSLVQYLQGNFSGTVNGEIIMPQGLSTSVIRQNYDDNRGTLKDFALEHQIDFTLFLNNLRIFGFNRDVFQVPIEKMSMGQQKKVEFSKSLGLEAEFYIWDEPLNYLDVFNQQQIENMIAHFKPTLLFVEHDATFINNTATKVIELLPYR from the coding sequence ATGCCAATAGAAATGAAAAACGTATCATTTAGCTATGACTTACTTGAAGAACCATTATTTAATAACATTAACTTAACGATCGATAATACGTGGAAACTTGGTTTAATAGGCCGCAATGGTCGCGGAAAAACGACTTTGCTGCATTTACTGCAAAACAAATTGCCGTTCAGCGGAACAGTAATAAGCGATGAAGAATTCCATTATTTTCCCCTGGCCATTCGTGATCCGAAAATAAGTACGTATTATGCGATTGACGAAGCAATGCCAGTTGAACTATGGAAGCTTGAGCGGGAATGCCGGCTTTTGTCGCTCGATCCATCGTTGCTATGGATGCCATTTGAGCAACTGTCAGGGGGTGAACAAACTAAAGTAATGCTTGCTGCTGTCTTTTGTGAGGAAAAACGATTTCTGCTGCTCGACGAACCGACGAACCACCTCGATATAAAAGGCCGTTCCATCGTTGCAAACTATTTGAAAAAGAAAAAAGGCTTTATCGTCGTCAGCCATGATCGTCAATTTATCGATGAAGTGGTCACGCATATATTGGCGATTGAAAAAAAACAGCTTAGCCTATACAAAGGGAACTATTCCATCTATGAACAGCAGAAGAAGCTGCAGGACGAGTTTGAACTCGAGCAAAATCGTTCATTAAATACTGAAATTAACCGCCTGCAGAAAACGGCCCGTGAAAAGTCTGACTGGGCCGCGCAACGTGAAAAGCCTTCAGGTAATGATCCGTTCGGGAATGCCATTGCAAAGCGTATGAATAAACGAGCGAAAGCAATCGAAAAACGTACACAGGAGAAAATCGAAAACAAAACAAAGCTCCTGAAAAATATTGAAACAATAAGCGATTTGACGATTAACTGTCAATTTAAGCATCGAAATCCTGCGCTTCGGGTTAAAAACTTTACGTTAAGCTACACAGACCAACCGCTGTTCAAACCCATTTCATTTGAAATTTTCCAAGGAGAGCAAGTTGCCATTATCGGACCGAACGGCAGCGGTAAAACATCACTTGTTCAATATTTACAAGGTAATTTTTCCGGTACTGTAAACGGCGAAATAATCATGCCACAGGGATTGAGCACAAGTGTGATCCGTCAAAATTATGATGATAACCGGGGAACGTTAAAAGACTTTGCCCTCGAACACCAAATCGACTTCACCTTATTTTTGAACAATTTACGTATTTTCGGTTTTAACCGTGATGTTTTTCAGGTTCCAATCGAAAAGATGAGCATGGGTCAGCAAAAGAAAGTCGAATTTTCAAAGTCGCTCGGACTCGAAGCAGAATTTTATATTTGGGATGAACCGCTCAACTATTTGGATGTTTTTAACCAGCAGCAGATTGAAAATATGATTGCTCATTTTAAGCCGACCTTATTGTTTGTGGAGCATGATGCAACATTTATAAATAACACGGCAACAAAAGTTATCGAGCTTCTTCCTTATCGTTAA
- a CDS encoding DUF6176 family protein, protein MRVELTRYRVKAGKTSKVEEWMEFLNDHMEEVLVTLDGEKMYVETIFHEHLNGDEYLYWYSVQGSGGVDVDDSTHWIDKKHLEYWYECIDESFGSIDLKTEVVMIPEKVRASMGFQK, encoded by the coding sequence ATGAGAGTAGAGCTGACAAGATATCGTGTAAAAGCCGGGAAAACCTCTAAAGTAGAAGAGTGGATGGAATTTTTAAATGATCATATGGAAGAAGTTCTCGTAACACTGGACGGAGAGAAGATGTATGTGGAAACGATTTTTCATGAACATTTGAATGGTGATGAATATCTATATTGGTATTCGGTGCAAGGAAGCGGTGGGGTGGATGTAGATGATTCCACCCATTGGATTGATAAAAAACATTTGGAATACTGGTATGAATGCATCGATGAAAGTTTTGGTTCCATTGATCTGAAAACAGAAGTTGTAATGATTCCCGAAAAAGTCCGGGCTAGTATGGGCTTCCAAAAATAG